The Puntigrus tetrazona isolate hp1 chromosome 4, ASM1883169v1, whole genome shotgun sequence genome includes a window with the following:
- the LOC122342228 gene encoding secretagogin-like, with protein sequence MPAVIALKMFIPREALTYRRKNNRTLKQRDNQLINPVCLRLYQLANMILPQDENFLLIFRREAPLDSSVEFMKIWRKYDADSSGYISAVELKSFLRDLFHQHNKQITTSKLEEYTDTMMSIFDKNKDGRLDLNDLARILALQDNFLLQFKMDDDSQEERNRDFEKIFAHYDVSKTGALEGPEVDGFVKDMMELVRPSLCGSDLDKFKQVLLGHCDINRDGKIQKNELALCLGLKLSP encoded by the exons ATGCCGGCGGTTATAGCGCTGAAGATGTTCATTCCAAGGGAAGCCCTCACCTACAGGCGTAAAAACAACAGAACTTTAAAACAGCGTGATAACCAG TTAATAAACCCTGTCTGTTTGCGTTTATACCAGCTAGCCAACATGATCCTGCCTCAGGATGAGAACTTCCTTCTTATCTTTCGTAGAGAAGCTCCACTGGACAGCAGCGTGGAGTTCATGAAG ATCTGGAGAAAATACGATGCCGATAGCAGTGGCTACATATCTGCCGTGGAGCTCAAG AGTTTCCTGCGGGATCTTTTCCATCAGCACAACAAACAGATCACTACAAGCAAACTGGAGGAGTACACTGATACCATG ATGAgcatttttgacaaaaacaaagatgGGAGATTGGATCTTAATGATCTAGCTAG AATTCTGGCTCTGCAAGACAACTTCCTTTTGCAGTTCAAAATGGAT GACGACAGTCAAGAGGAGAGAAACAGAGACTTTGAGAAGATCTTTGCGCATTATGATGTT AGCAAGACCGGAGCCCTTGAAGGACCAGAGGTGGATGGGTTTGTCAAAGACATGATGGAGCTCGTCAGG ccCAGTCTCTGCGGCTCAGATCTGGACAAGTTCAAGCAGGTTCTTCTGGGTCACTGTGACATCAACAGAGACGGAAAGATCCAGAAGAACGAGCTGGCGCTGTGTCTGGGGCTCAAGCTCAGTccctga